Genomic window (Rhododendron vialii isolate Sample 1 chromosome 4a, ASM3025357v1):
AAAGGCAAACACAACACATGACGCCAGTTTCAAAGCAGATATGAGTGCGCACCAATTTCAAAGCACTTTCACGAGGAACAACTAAGCAAATTAGCCTCATTGATAACTCATTGTTATTCAAAACAGAGAACTATAATAACGACAAGTGTGTAACATGTTCTGAACCTGCATAAAATTGTAGCGTTCTCTTCCAATAGATTCATTTTCTGCAACGGCAAAATAGGCTAGCATAGGATAGTGTCCAACATATGAAGCATAGCTGTCCCGCTGGATGTTCACAGCCCATTCACTggacaaaaacacaccaaaatataAGAACAATAAGCTATaacaattaaaaacaaattgaaaatctTGCCACAACTTCGAAAGGATTTGAAGATATTACAATCTATGCAAGTCTGCATGCCCAGTTCCAACATATTTAGTTTGTAGATGCTCAAGCTGGGAATTGATATTAAACCTGTCACTGGCCTGCATGTATAGACATCAACCACAGTTACAATAGTAAAAGAACTCCAAAGCTGCTATAAAACCAAAAGAAACTCTCAGTGCAGATATTAGTGACGGATGGCATTCGGTACATTCGGGGCGGATATTGGGGTTTccgtccccgatccccgaaaccgATATACCGATAACCGAACGGGGAGGGAAAAAGGAAACCATAACCAAACCATTCGGTTTTCAggtaatccccgaaccgaatgggtaaccgaaccagataaaaaaagagaaaaaaaaaaaaaaaaaaactcaacattCAGTCATTTTCGAACATAGATCTCAGAGAACCAGAGACGAACACACAACAGAAGTCAAAGTTtcggtaaaaataaaaatctttttggTGGTTTTGAGAGAAGTCACCACCGTCCCCGGAACAAAACCCAAGTTCTAAGGATTGTTTAACAAATCTCCTAATTTGTAGTTCCTATTATTTTAACCTGGGATTAGTGATTTACCATTGGTGCGTTGAATTCAAGGCCTCGAGCTGTTTGCCTCGGCGACGGAGGGTGTCGGTGGGTTTGATGTTTACGATTTGGGgatattttagagagagagagagagagagagagagagagagagagagagagagagaggtgtggagagggagggggggaggggggggggggggaaggtggagagagaggaTCCGGATAGGGGATCGAGTATGGAAGGTGGTCGGAGGTGGACGGCGGTGAAGCAAGTGGGGGGAGGACCTGGCGTTGGTGAAGAGAGGATACGGAGGTAatcaagatgagagagagagagagagagagagagagagagagagatcgccGCGCTCGGCGTCTGCTGTAACCTGATGTGGGGAAACGAGGAAAACCCTAACATAaaagtgcatatatatatatatatataggggtatttttgtaaatagatAATTTCGGTTCAGTTCGGTAACAGTTCGGTTCGGGTAACATTTCGGTTACCAgctgaaccataaccgaaccgaacccgtTTCGGTTATCTCCCACCGTCCACCATATCCGCACCAACAGGAAATATTTCGATTAtggttcgggaaaaaaaaacggTTACGGTTCGGATACCCATTCGATTCGGTCGAGATTGTCATCCCTTTTTACTAGTCcgaaactaataaaaaagagAACCACGTATCCATAAAACCTGCTttggctttcctttttctttctttccttttttttggtttacaaTTTTCATTTATGATTGCAAGTCCAATAATTAAGAACTACATGaattctgttgttgttgttgatgattgcaAATACATATCCATTAACTACTTTGAACCCTATGGAGACAACCACTCTTCCACTTGTTCACTGTTTTAACTTGAACTCTGTGGAGACAAACCACTCTTCCATTtgttaattaatttacttgATCTCTGGGGAGACAACAACCCTTTTGTCAAGCTAAAAGAACTCGCACGCAAAACAACATCTAAGTATCTAACGCAAAAGTCAAAACCCAAATATTACCTACACAactgttgtgttggttgtgtgcgtaattttGACCGTCTAGATGTATTTGAAcggtctaaattttaaaaaaacttttccaaagaaagttatggggaagagtttgagtAAATGCGGGTCATTTATTATgacaatggacggctagaaattaattgtgtgttttgttttacacaaccgttatgTGTATCTCAACCGGaccaattacccaaaaaaatccaattaaGAAAACAGAACCAGAACAGAAAATTACCTTCGCTAACAGGAAATGCTACTCCCCTACCGAGTCACTTTCCGAAACATGATAAAACTACGTTCCAAATGGCAATAATATCTAAAACCTCTGGAAATCGCTAAATTGGTTCATGAGAAAGTATCCAAAAAATGGTAATCATGCTCCTAGAAACGTGTTTCGCAC
Coding sequences:
- the LOC131323120 gene encoding uncharacterized protein At4g14342-like isoform X2; translation: MASDRFNINSQLEHLQTKYVGTGHADLHRFEWAVNIQRDSYASYVGHYPMLAYFAVAENESIGRERYNFMQKMLLPCGPPPEREDD
- the LOC131323120 gene encoding uncharacterized protein At4g14342-like isoform X1; this encodes MQASDRFNINSQLEHLQTKYVGTGHADLHRFEWAVNIQRDSYASYVGHYPMLAYFAVAENESIGRERYNFMQKMLLPCGPPPEREDD